The genomic interval ttatgtttttatttatttttttattattattatttttttaaatattttattcaagatTCACATTTAAATGATTGGAACACAAATGATCTATTTTCTCTCATCTCAGAAGATTATGTCTGCTGTGCATCTGCCACGGTACCAAGGCTacttttaatgaacaaataaaacaattagttTTTTACCTCCATCCATTTACATCACCAGGATCctaatatatcatatttaaacATCTTAACAAAAATGATCAGAACACATATGATCAGAATTTAAACAAACTGTATTATGTATAGAAATGTATCCGATGTTATGTGTTCCTTCAGCCTTATATTCCCTGAATCTTATGATCCCTCAGCCCTAACTCTGCTAGAAGTGATGACAATAAACCCTCAAATGCAATATATGAGGTATATTAAgtatttataaattgtaaaaaaaaataaaaaaataaacgctattttatatttattataggcctaattaaaaatgttttgaaaaccaCAACAATATGACTTAATGTTGAAAGTCAACTCCATCATTGGGCCATCACCACGGTGGTATAGGCCTATCCAACAATGTGAAAATGGTGAGATTGTCACATGAAGCAACACAGAAAACAgggagagatccaatagcaggtaagcAGTTTAATATAGGGcaaatccagaggggtaaacagtccaagcagggtcaaaaccagaatatccaacacCAAACATtaacaggacacgaacacagggcaaggcaaagcaagacaagggcaagagttgacggacatgtAAAACGcattgacattaaacaaggactccgtaacaaggaCAGAAACAACCCAGGTGTTTAAAGACAAGCAAACGATGTAAgtgaaaacagctgaaaacaatgaacagtgacgataagggggAGTGAGACCGctagtggacacccagtgatACACAGTGAACAGACAGGAACATAACAGaactcaaatacacaaaacagaagtccataaagggcatgttgaggcgcccaccagggcggagcagaggaccaccacagccgtgtggtcaaggccagagccctccagggcggagcggaagaccaccacggccttgtggtcaaagtcagagccctccagggcggagcggaagaccaccacgtccgcgtggtcaccgccagagtcccccagggcggagcggacgaccaccacgtcctcgtggtcaatgtcaaagtcccccagggcggagcggatgaccaccacgtcctcgtggttgAGACAGGAGTCCCCCAGAACGGAGCCGCacaccacccagtgacttgacttggctctggagggtcatcggtgactggcccttgCTCTGGAAGGTCCACTGGCACCCAACTTGACTTCGGAGGGTCCGCcggaacccgactcgactccgtagagtccaccggaacctgccccgactccggagagtccaccggaacctgccccgactccggagagtccaccggaacctgacccgactccggagagtccacgggaatctgactagactctggactgtctgtgaagacccgAGGTGCCTTGGCTTTGGGCACTGTctctggaacggtctcgggcaccgcctcggtcaaggCATCAGGAGCGACCTTGGAcactgcatcgggaatggcctcaggcaccgcctcggtaacagCCTCGGGAGCagtctcgggcaccgcatcgggaacaacctcgggcaccgcctcggcctccggaaccgcctcgggcactgcctcggcctccggaacagcatcggtcaccgtctcggcctccggaacagcatcggtcaccgtctcggcctccagaacagcatcggtcaccgtctcggcctccagaacagcatcgggcaccgcatcgggcaccacctcgagctctggaacagcattgggtaccgcctcggcatcgggcaccacctcggtctctggaacagcaacgagcaccacctcgacctctggaacagcactGGGCACCGCCTTATCATCGAGCACCACTTCGGCATtcggaacagcatcggtcaccgtctcggcctccagaacagcatcggtcaccgtctcggcctccagaacagcatcgggcaccgcatcgggcaccacctcgagctctggaacagcattgggtaccgcctcggcatcgggcaccacctcggtctcTGGAACAGCAACGAGCACCGCCtctgcatcgggcaccacctcggcctcagGCCTTGAGGAACGGTAGGCGCCCGTCTCCTCGTCCTCCGTCCTCTATGTCGGCGAATCGGTGGCACCTGGACtggcgactcaggcgttgagtcagccatcttgtgctgtggcactgggctggcggccatcttgtgctgtggctctaagctaaatatatatatggttaaaAATGTCTCAAATTAGCATAAAACGGCTGAGCTTCAGCTAAATCCTGGGAACCACATTCTACTTTCAGTTTTGTTTCAAACTGACTTCCTTTACGGTTTCTGTCTTCGCTTGGCCTCTGAGGCATGTTCCTCAAATactttctgaaaaacaaaatctaaaagaagaacacatgaaagtttacttTGAAAAATGTCTCCTCTGAAATACTGGATGACCGTCATCTGCACTTTGTTCATCGCCATCGGAGCTGCTTCTGGTAAAGTTACTCAATATTTCACTATACATTTTCTCCATGACGAGGTGGTGGCTGCTCTTAGCTAACGTTAGTTCAATGCTGTTtagttttaaaacatattataataCTGTGTACAATTTACAAATACCACGGGACTGTGGTGTAAAGATTATATAAAGATATAGAACAGTCTTTGTCGTGGCCTAGTTTTGTGTAGTTTATAGTTTAGATTTTGATGCCttggttattttattattacatgatAATAACAATCAGAGTAACGGTGTGACCTCTCCATCCTGGCtgaattcgcccattggcctctgaccatcatggccttctaacaatccccatatctgctgattggcttcatcctCTCCAGTAAGCTGGTGTGGGGTGTgcattctggcgcaatatggctgccgttgcatcatccaggtggatgctacacactggtggtggatgaggagatagcCCTCACAATGTAAtgtgctttgagtgcctagaaaagcactatataaatgtaaggtattataattatgtgttctgtttatatgtgtgtggtAGGTATATAACATATTGTGTCTGAATATAGTTCATTATCGGGTACTTTTGTTGCCATGCTTTCCAGAAGCTATTAGTAACTATTATAGAGAATTTTGCtaggggtgcacaataaatatcaGCCGATAATTAATGCACATCTCATGAGTAAAGCTTGTTCTCTAATCAgtagtaaattccatcaggtgtgtgattttgGATGATATTTAACGTGCACCcctaaaataaacttgaataaaatTAGTTTGTTGTATGTCAACTAATATACTCTTTCAATTGACAAACCAGGTCAAGAAGTGAAAAACGTTTTTGTTGAAGTCGGTGGTAGAGTGTCTTTTCAGCCGACCAGCATAAATCCTTATGTCAGCAGCATTTTATGGAAACAAAGAGACGGTGAATCTGTTGTAAAAGCGATTGAATGGGATGCTGAAGATGGCGTTTTCATCCCGAATAAGAATTTCAATAACATCACAACTCTTAATAAGGAGACTGGACAAATCACTATAACTAATTTAACTGTTGAACGTAGTGGACTTTACACCATCGATATCAACCATAAAGAGGAGGAACAAAGATTCAAATTGGAAGTTTTGCGTAAGTGGATATACTTCACATTGATGCATTTACAGTGATTAACACAGATGGTAATCATATTGTACTCTAACAAGAAAAGTGGAACTtaacatgttttttctttgtttctttcacaGCACTGCTCCCCAAACCTGTGATAAAACTAGAGAAGATTAAAGTTAACCCTGATGCGGTGTATTTAATATGCGAGTACAGTGAAACGATCATCTGGAAGAATTCTACTGGAGGCACACTGAAGGGTTCACCCCACAGTCCAAAAGGAGAACTTATCACAGTTGAAAAACAAGGAAATCCAGATGTCTTCTACACATGCACACTCGAGAATGCCTTGAGAAATAGCACCAGTGATCCGGTCTATGAGAGAGATCTGTTTAAAGGTAAGCATCATGTGTCAGATTAGTTTTTATATTGAGGTGGTTCTGAGATCctctatccaccttattttgaaatgcaaaaataGGTACTGTCACGTCGGTCAGAGAGCGCCAAGGAAAGAACAGGGtttgggtccaaatgcagggaagaatctttcattttaaaactaaacaggcaaaaataaaaacagaaccgATAACAAGGACAAGAGCAGAATCAGAAAAGGGCAAAATGCAAACACGATTAACATCTAACAATCAATACAGCCAGACAGAGTAGTGTGTGAGACGAGAATATATAGTCCATGACAATGAACctagtgttaatgtagtactacctattacttacTGCGTAGTTACTtgttaacaacggaccattattttaaagtgttacccaatgaTGAGGTAACAAGATTGGCGGGGTAAGAAAAGAAACAGGACAAAAGCACATGagaccaaacaaacacaacactcacagaagaaagtgacagaaagacagaagactgtgacaggtACGATGATATAATTCCTTATCATTTGTTAAACTTCCGTTTTGCTAGCCGTTAGTTAAGGAGCATAGGAGTgataaaaatataactaaaatatattttttattttggatcaTTGGAATTTGATGAATTATGTGTATCTTAAAATGGGAAGTGTAGAATTTAACAGTGTACAATAAAGTGCTAGTGTCATTCTTGAAAATGGCAAGGGCAAAGGGATTTTCACTGTGGAACTATATTGCCTTGTGTAACATTATTTTAACCCTTGAGGCATAAGTGTGGTCTGTCAATGCCTGGACTTTAGGCATCACTGTACTGAAGGAGCAGCTGCAATGGTTCAGTTTGTGCGTTCTCATGGCCACCTTGCCAATAATctgtaaaacaaaacactgaagtCAGTCAGATGCTCAGGAGAAACCGATAAATTCCCCAAGCCTTTTAACCAAAAGTAGCAAAAGTATTTTGTTCATGGCACCATGGTGTTCCAGTCCCAGTACAGTTGTACTTTTATTCAATACAATCACAGTACCTGGCTttaagtgatagttcacccaataattcaGGTTTTCATCGTTTACTTAACATCGacttgttctaaacctgtatacaTTTCTTTGTTCTACTGAACACAAAGGAGGATATTTGGAATactgttaatatataaaaaaaatattctttgatCCTATTCACTTCCATAATATTATTTCTcattactatggaagtcaaagggACCCAAGATTTGCTTGGTAACaaacattcttcgaaatatcttcctttgtgttcagcagcaAAAAAGTAATGAACACAGGTTTGCAACAACCTGAGAgtaagtaaatgacagaatattcattcaAGCTATCCCTCTTTGTGCTTTTATGTTAGGTTTCTACTGTTATCAACAACTTCAGCTTAGCACTAAATATTATTCATGCCCAAATAGGAGTGTCATCGATAAAGAAATTCGAAAATTCCCCgcttacattaaaaataaggtggattgTGTTTGGAAGTTGTATGTACATTCAAGTATTTGGACATTTTACACTTATAATGATCTGAATGTAAATGGAAtagaataaaacaatatatatcaaagcaaattacatttgtttgacaatttagaaaaaagtatatatttattttctatatgaatctactttaaaattaaatttattcctgtgatttcaaatatatattttaatatcattactcgagtcacatgatccttcagatatcattctaatatgcttatttgctactcaaaaaacatttattattattattattattagtagtagtagtagtagtagtagtatgttgaaaacagctgagtagacttatttcatgtttatttaattaatagaagAATAAAAGTTCAGAAGaatagcatttatctgaaatagaaatcgtttgtaacattataaatgtctttatcatcacttttgatcaatttaaagcatccttgctaaataaaaggattaatttctatacaaaatatttttaaattaaagttattcagaaaaacattatactgactccaagcttttgaatggtatagctagtgtataatgttacacaAGTTTTTTAGTTCAGACATTTTGATctatctattcatcaaagaatcctgaaaatgttttactcaataaaaagtaaataaaacattgcaagcttggtgagcagaagaaacttcttttaaaaacatccaaaatcttactgttcaaaaaaattGTCTAATGTTACGTATGTAActctggttcctcgaaggaatgagacgctgcatcgagaacgtttggggaacgcgtccagcgtgacgtctctgaataacatgtataatcagtccaaaggaagggcgagacgtaataggcgggtgacgtcagagaccaggaagcataaaagcttgAGCGGCGAAGCTGGtaatcagcctcaaaggatgaagcaagtgccagccagagatgccagaagtgtggcactgcgacgcagcgtctcgttccttcgaggaaccagggttacatacgtaaccttagacgttcctcttcaggaactcgagctgcgtcgagaacgtttgaGGAACGAGAATGCCTACGccgccagactttcaaatctctgcctagtgtggaagagcacagctaaagcaagagaaagagaaggagcctgacagaaatcggggacaacccgtccaatggccaaacttcagaaggagtgagtcttgacccccaggagaggggagatcagaggacttgaggtttaggatagcatcctgatcaccgcttagcataagcttcttctggccggaggcctagcctcagcgcaccatggaggaaacatgtaaccagagggtttctgctcactgactTGCCACCGAGAGGGGCACGGTAGGCCACCATGGctgccacgtagaccttcagggtggagtgggtcaaccctgcaaagagcctgcaggaactccagcactgtaccatccgggcagttaactgggtcgagctggcggtctccgcaccaagaagtgaaaagcttccacttcaaggcatacagtttcctcattgagggagctctggattggagaacggtcttacaacctcggttgagagaccggaagctaagagttgtgcctcctcagagacatcacctacagcctctaagctccatgcgggggcgcaccctccgcctgcgaggggagatctctcctgacgggaacctcccatggagtgccgtcaaaaagagaaatcaggcccaggaaccattCCCGGCCcgtccagaacggggctactaacagcagccggactccgtcccggcacactctctccagaactcccgagagcagagcaatcgggggaaaaatgtacagatgaagcctcggccatgtctgtaccatggcgtccagccccagtggagctggatgagtgagagtaagccagaggggacagtgcgatgaCTCTCGAGTGGCAAACAGATCCACCCAAGTCTGGCCAacatctccaactctgcttcatcacctcagtgtgaagccgccattccccgggcctcggcccctgcctcaacaggatgtctgctcctatataaagatgcccaggaatgtgaactgctctgagcgagtggaattcgtcctgggcccacacaaggatctggtacgctagttgtaTAAACTGGGATGCTAGGGACGCGTCCGTCACTAGCATCccacggcgacaaggagctcccagcactgggccctgagacaagaaccaaggcttcctccacatatccaaggcacgtaggcagcgccgcatgacctttagcatgcaaagtgggtttcccctcagggagaaccccttggtcttgagccaccactgtaggggtctcatgtacagcaggccaatagtattcatgttggacgcagctgccatcagacccagcaatctctgtgactgcttgacagtgagtgaacggccttctctcactctcgcgactgcagtgaggatcgactcgatccgagcaggtgacatacgtgcctgcatcatggtcgaatcccacaccatgcccagataagtggttctctgaactggagaaagcacactttccttggcattaagtcttaaccccagctctttcatgttaGCGAGAACGATACCTCTGTGCCGAACCGTCATCTGCTCAGattgagctgatatcaaccaatcgtcaatgtggttgTGTCGTGAAAGTGTgaggtgagagtgcaaggccagcgGAAGATccgtattggtaggcttttgcccccaaaagcaaacctcaggaacttccaatgaagaaggatggagataagtgcatcttttgatagatcgtgacacaccagtcctcggcCTGTGCAGGTgttcaaaaagcacagatctagaaaaggacacaaagcctcatccttcctcggaacagtgaagtaccggctgtaggatCCGGGCTCTGCAACCCAAGAAAACCACATCGATGGTCTCcgtcctcagagagagtctacttctgttccattaccagagcctgcttggggcccaccagaactggattctgtggcctctcactacagtgtgcaggacccactgagacacatttggcagtagtttcacACTGcaaaatagtctactaagggaatcagcctatcaagactgatctctggtggcaTCAGAGCAATTAGCTCAGTGCCCTGAAGTGGCGCACCAGCAGGAGACGGCCAAGCTAGgtgctctggaaacctcccaggaggtcgcgagcctcttagcaccgcttTGTTCCccggcggtaactgagagaagcgctcgctggagaccgctgcgccctggaacaccggcagggttggcagatctcctgagggcactgaggagagacaggAACCGTGTAATGtggtgtacaccgctcttccccagaggggcctgccctccgaggtcctgagccgcagcatcaggactctcatagctgaagtctcctaaaaacgaCGTTCCTCAGACCCACatcgtctgctaggaagactagaccagagcctgctcggggcaggaccccgtgaagtacacttggcaggggctcccacaccgccatgtgacctcctaagggaaccagtctcgcgagactggcctctggtgcgcctagacccactagctcggtgccctgaagcagTTGACCGGCAGGGGatgaccgtactagctgctctagagacctccgtagaggtagcgagcctctcagcaccgctacgtttgggcggtaactgagagaagcgctttGACTCTAGCGTGTGCtacagcgagctgtctcagagcgCGAAGAAACTGCAGCGctggtttccaagcctcgagaacgagctctagatctagtgaacacgggtggagataggacgagccgtctccaacccgttcgccagatcatgtgcgattcccgctATCGCGGTCGCCGCCGTGCCTCATCAACAGCGCGACCGCAACTGCAAGATcacatgcacggacacactcctcggagcgcttgctgaagacacaaggctgattaccggcttcgccgctcaagcttttatgcttcctggtctctgacgtcacccacctatgacgtctcgcccttccttcgGACTGATTAtacgttattcagagacgtcacgctggatgCGTTCCCCAAACATTctcgacacagctcgagttcctgaagaggaaccttATTTTGTGCAATGATAAGTACATggaacattacattttcatctatcCTCTTTCATTTTATGCAATATATTTGACaggcattattttttattacagtatgcCTTGCGATACTGTAAACAATGGTCTTACCATGGTAGAGACCGGCAAATTACAGTATGTTATTCTTCATCAGAAAATATCAACTAGTACAGGCATAGGCCCAAtcacaattctattttataccccttccccttatCCCTTGAAaaagagtgtcaaggggtagggaagaaaatattcccctaaggattgggacaccactaccatgccATCACACGTCATCATTCTTCGTCTAGCTCTTATAATGCACACATACTGGTGTGCTGATGTGCATTATAGCCTTTAATTGTCATTCTGTATAaataatgagctgcttactgacacacacacatatcggaaatcgcaCAGCTCAcaatccaggagaaaataaacttgtcaacgctgccccacaacttttattaaatacagtttaaatattgaatcactacattatattttccagcgatgagaggatacaatcgctgtttttaagtaaactcactctaaaaacaTAAACGCACAGACGtgaatacacgcaacttccatttctctctctctctctctctctctctctctctctctctctctctctctctctctctctcgaataggcaatatttgagaaattgATTTAGTGATTTCCAATTATtgggggattagcccccatcaatgtctacggcagttatggccctgatcagacatatgctgtgccactatcatgcagtctgtaatgacgttagcaaatattagggattttttttgcaaacatttctttgagtaacacgaccattaatataaactcacaattgaatgcaacataaaacaaatgttttaaaaaaaatttcattaaaatctttatttatgccaaaaagcttacatttatgtgtctttttgttcgctgtagcagccatgttgctgaGATAATTCATACCTGAAAAttttccccttacccctacccctccaaccaaaagaatcgagacacccctaccccttcaagTGAACGTGCAaaatggaggggtaggggtaaggggaagggctaaggggtagaattgggattgggccttataCTGTGTCTAAAAAACCATTACTGCATGTCTGCTGGCTGTTTAGCATAGTAACAGTAGACAGCAAATTGCATTGATGTATATCTTAATGCTAACAAAATACTTTATTGGCAACATACTCTGTTTCTACTTTCAAAATAAGTACAAACATTTAGGGCCATTTGGACTTTGTATCAAGTCACATGGAAAGAGTTAATGTCATACAATTTGGTTTCTGTGATTGCTGATAGTTTTGACCAGGATATTGTTATGCTATCATTTAGAGTGCATTATGAATCAGCTGTGCAAGTATATTATAAgttatgtataaattatttattatgtttattcctCGTGTTCTTTTCCTTCAGAGAGTGGACTTTGGTGGACAGCTTTCATCATCATCCCAATCTTGATACTGGTCCTCTTTGTTCTCCTCTATAAGGTCTGGTCAAGGTTTCATAGTAAGttatctattgtattttattttaagatacaTGTTTTTGCACTtgtgttttttaagaagtttaaaatacTCTCTATAAACTTGTACCCAGTGTAGACAGTAGTAGTgtacaaaaaaaagtgatgtcCAGCATAGAAAGATTGATCTTCATTCTTTAATCAAACATTAATGTTATTTTCATGTAGATTTTCTAAGTGTATTGTGTAGTTGTACAAGTGTTTAATTTGGATTTTGGAATCTGGACATCACTTTTGGCCGCTAGTGTATTTCTGTATGCTTTATGGTTACTGTGAAAGTGTATTAAAAAAGTGTGTTACACTTACTACTGTAATAGTGACATAAAATGAACAAAGTGAGACATTTCAAACACtgcttttcaaaatatttttggccattagattttgtaattaaaggggtcatatgcaaTTGCTAAAAAGAGCATtagtttgtgtatttggtgtaatgaaattagTTTATACGTtgtaaccctctgaggtctagggggttttgggggcctggagaagttttgacatgccctgacttttgtgcttttttcagttgcttctaAGCTTATACATggctaaagtctgaaaacactgtaatcagcacacacttggctacaataatatgtaaatagcatGTATCTTTTTGAGAAAACAACGTTCATGCGTAATTAGTGAAAACCTAAAATtttgaagtcactgaaataaggtcataaaacacatacagaatatTTGTTCACAAGACTGTTAAACCAGGATCTTGAAGtgtagaatttttatttctaaatgatgtgaaaatcttCTTGTTTACTCTCAGAAAACAATAAATTGATTACAATTTTCTGAGACACtttttgggccctattttaacaatataaagcAAAGTTCAAAGCTcacagcgcaggtgcactcaggccATGTTCAAATCcgcttttgctattttaacaacggaaaaacggttggcgtgcccgggcgcatggtctaaacgggttgtccctatttccttaatgagtaatgggtgttttttgggcataaagtgcaataaaccaatcagagtctcatcttccattccctttaagagccagttgcgctcgtgccatgatggATTTACTATTTACaaggcggaatttggcaagcgcaaagacagaacgcgtctctgagatgaaacagagctgctggtgtgcgagcaaatagatatggcctaattctgatacatgcaatgactatatatatatatatatatatatatatatatatatatatataaaatttaattaattagcatacaaaaaattcttatgcattgcaatcctttaatttgtaatatgtggcatgtttgtgtgctgctgtgcatccctgtgtttaaagggggggtgaaatgctcgttttcactcaatatcctgttaatcttgagtacatatagagtagtactgcatctttcataactccaaaaagtctttagttttattatattcataagagaaagatagtctgtaccgatttttcccggaaaaacacgagcgcctagaggcgtgacgtgtgggcggagctaaagaatcacgagcgcgagtaggattttgtgttgagcgagtctggaagctgtgacacagatccagaggctgaaattgaacaagagcagcatcagcaaaggcttctctatgtggtatgtactgaaactatatatttgcttagcggttttggaaaatgactaagttccactttttttttttttttaagctgtacatgtggaaagtgcagtttgataacaacatcgcattttgtttacttgatgtgcttacgcgccgatagctaagttaacaacacagagatatttgaagcagttttactcaccgcctgcggttccaacacacgatcgtgaccctttttcgttgggattgcattatccttaagaa from Carassius auratus strain Wakin chromosome 26, ASM336829v1, whole genome shotgun sequence carries:
- the LOC113044620 gene encoding SLAM family member 7-like isoform X3; this translates as MSPLKYWMTVICTLFIAIGAASGQEVKNVFVEVGGRVSFQPTSINPYVSSILWKQRDGESVVKAIEWDAEDGVFIPNKNFNNITTLNKETGQITITNLTVERSGLYTIDINHKEEEQRFKLEVLPLLPKPVIKLEKIKVNPDAVYLICEYSETIIWKNSTGGTLKGSPHSPKGELITVEKQGNPDVFYTCTLENALRNSTSDPVYERDLFKESGLWWTAFIIIPILILVLFVLLYKVWSRFHRKKYNVTSKEGFLLKFTIISNVLSVLSSRLLRLHQTASSLT